Genomic window (Flavobacterium oreochromis):
ATCTTTTGCAATCCCACTTTTTAAGTGAGTTATTTTTTTGTTTGCTTCTTTTATTATTGATGCTTCCTCCTGAATCTCTCGAAGCAGTTCTCTTTTTCTAGCAGGATCAACTGTTCTTTTTATAAAATATTCCCTATCACTCTCACTTAAATGTTTAGATTTTTCAGCAGCCTCTTTATGCAATTTTGAAAGTTCATCTTGTAATTCTTTTAATCTATTTTTAGAACTTTCTTTTATAGATTTTGCTATTCCCTCTGGATTAGCTCCTAACAAACTAATAAGTCGATTTTTTTCTTCTAGTAATTTAGAGTCTTTATTCCCTTTACTAATCTCTTCTTGTATAACACTTAGTTGTGCTCGAACAGATTTTCTAGCCTCGTCGGATAATTCTTTTATATTCCCTCCCATAAGGTTAAACCTTTCTTTAAATACTTTTGATCCAGATTTTATCCCCTCTTTTCTTGATTTGTCTAACAGTTCATCCCATGTACTATTCAGTTTAATAAGTCCTTCTAAAGCGTATTTTACACCGTCAGCAAATAATACAAACAACTTTGAAATAACGCCTCTCCCTTCGTTCAGATTGATAATGAAACTATCATATGTTGCTGATAGGCTATCAATTTTCCCTTGTAAAGTATTGCTACGTTCTTCCGCTTGTTTTTGTGCTGTTCCGAATTCAGACATCTTAGAAGTCAACTCCTTCAATCTGTCTGTATTTTCAAGAACATTACGAGCCGCTACTATGTTTTCTTGACCAAATATTTTAACCAAATTAGAGTTATCAACTAATATTGGTTTCAACATTTCTAATCGATCCTGAATAGGTAGTGTATTGTCTTTGAGTTTTTCGATAGATATTCCAAACTTATCAAACACAGCTAAAGCTTCTTTAGGCAACGTATCTGGTGCCGATATTTTAAGCAAAACATTTCTCAATGAAGTACCTGCTTCTGCACCTTTTTGTCCTTTCTCCGCTAGTAATTCTATTAAAGCTGTACTCTCTTCGATTGATATGTTTGATGATTTTGCGACTGCTCCGAATTTTAATAAAGCGTCTGTAACATTTGGTATTTCTGCTGAGCCATATTTAGCACCATTGGCTAATGTATCTATATATCTATTAGCTTCTTCTGCGGACGCACCAAATTGATTCATGGCATCAGTTAAACGTGCGGCTGCATCAGGCAACTCTAAGCCAGATGCTTTAGACAGTATTAAGGTTGCTTCTGTAACACTATTTAGCGCTTCTACATTCTCTAAGAGTTCAGGTTTGGCAGAAGCTATTAATTTGTACGCTTCAACCACTTGTACAGCACCTCCTTTAGTGCTTTTTCCTAATTCTACGGCTTGTTGTCTTAAGAATTTTAAGTCTTTTCCTGTTGCTCCAGTAATAGCTTTCAAATCAGACACAGCTTGATCAAACTCTACAATCGTATTTAAACCATCTTTCAATACATCAAAAGCTGATGATACACCTGCAAACGCCCCTAAAGCAGATAATAATTCGGTTAGGTTGCTCGTAATATTGCTTAGTGTAGGATAATTACCTACGTTCTTAGTGAAGTCCCCAACAGCTTTATCGGCTTTACGCACTCTTGCGTCTAGCTCGTCATATTCTTTTTGTGCTTTTTTTACAGATGCTGAGTGTTCGCCTTCGGCTATTATTAGATCTCTAAGTTTACTTTTTGCTTCCGAACGCGCTTTATTTAGCTTATCGTATGCGCCTACTAACCCTAATTTATCTAAAGCAGCCTCTCTTTCCGCTTTGCTGGCAAGTTGATTCTGTATCTTTTCTTCAACAGTCAGTTCGATATTTCTTTTCTGTTGAGCTGCTCGTTGATTATCTAATTGGAGCTTAAGCTTTTCTGCTTTTATTTTTTCTTGAAGGACTTTAGTCTCTTCTTGCTGAACTTTAATAAATGATTTTTCAGCGGCTTCACGTTCCTTTATAGCATTGATATTTTGAAGAAATAATAGTTTTTCTTCTTTCATGCTGTTGTATAATGAAGTGTTGTCTGTTGACTTTTTTAATGAATTGAAAATTCGTTCATATTCCTTCAAGCTTTTTTTCAACTCCTCACTTTTTTCAATGGTCATTTGGAATTGTTTCACTAAGACTTCACCAAATTTCATTGCCTCATCCTCGAATAAATCTTTTCTTGTTACAACCCCTTTACTCATTTTGCAGTGTTTTTTGTTTCTAAGGCTTTTATTTTTTTATTTACTTGGCTCTTCAATGCTAGGTATTTAGTACACGATATTGTGTTATAGTCGTAGTCGAATCCTAGAATAACTGAATAACTAGCTAATACTTCATCTATAGTTACTGATTGAGAGTTATCTGTTTTAGAGGCTTGATTCTTCAGAGCGTTAATTTTAACTTCAATACCATTTGTTTCAACCTCAACTCTCTTTAGGTCTAAGTAATAATCATCTGTATTGTCAGTTCTTACGTTATATCCCAACGCATTTAGCTTGCTTACTATAGCATCATCGTACTCAAAGCTCAACAGATTCAGATACATCAATACGAGCCTTTGTTTTACTTCAAGGACTTGTATTTGCTTGTTTCTACTGAATGTTTGCTTTGCATAGTCGCTATTGTCTAAGTCTTTGAATTTATTACTCAGACTTGTCCATAATTCCGACAACTCCTTTTTATCTGTAATCGTGTCAGACAATAAATTGACGTTGTTAGTTTCTAAAATATCATAGTACACCTTTACAGGTAAGTAATCTAAAGATGAATAATGCATAGCTATAAGTCTAATTTTGTTCGTATATTTCTTAGGATAAAAGGCAATAACCGTTCATCGATTATTGCCTTTAAGTCTGTATCTGAAAGTCCGAAAATTTCATCTGAAAGCCAGTTTTCATTACCAAGAATCTTACTGTTTTTAGGGTCTTTACTACTAAATCGCAAGACACCTGAAACCTCTTGCATATAAAACCCTTTGAACCAATCGCCAGTGTCTATACCTGTAAACGGATCCCCAGCTTTTTTTTTTACCACCGGTTATAACCTCAGTCGCTTTTGAGTAAAACCCTAAAGGATTTCCGTTTATATCCTTGCTATCTGCTGAAATTCTGTGTTTTTCTTTTTCAATGAACTCTTTTTCTATTGAACGTATGTACTTGAATAAATCATTGGTCATCTGCTGATATGTCAGCTTTTTTGCTTTTTCCAATTGTTCCAGAAGTGTCGCCATGATTGGTTGCTATTTTGTAAGCTTTATTCAATTCTTCCTCCAACTCAGCACTTGTCACTTCCAAAAATACGTGCGTGTTGCTAAACTCTTTTTTAAATTCAGCAAAGGACTTGTTATAGTTCTTTGCGAATGTGATTCCTTTATAAGTACTCATACGGATTAATTATACAGTTACTTTTAATTTTTCTAAGGCTTCGTAATTGTTACCAGCCGACGCTACAACGTTGTTTAGTGACACGGTATACCCAGTGGTAAAAGTAGTTCCTGTAAGCGTATATACACCGTCTGATGTAGCTGTTACGAATGAAACACTTTGTATTGCTCCAGCAGTATTTCTAACAACGATATCGCTAGCGGTTAGAGTAGTAACCGATGTACCACCACCAGCACATCCTTCTTTTACTTTGAATTTAATTTCTGTTGCACTTGCTGAAACTTGCAACAGAGTAACATCGAAGATGCCGTAAACATCGCTATAGCTGTAATCAATTAGGACGTTTGCTCCATTTTGCTCGTACTCCTTGAAGTCTTTGTAGTTTACAGTAACTAGGGTAGACTGTGGCGTTCCATCAACAGCGTCTTGCAGACGCCCTACGTTAAGTTTGATAGTCTGTCCTTTTATTTTCTTATCAGCTGTAATAACAGCCTTGATGTAGCCATCTTCCGTGAATTCAAACGCCTGCATTTCTTTTTCGTTGAAACTGCTTAATGCGTTGTAAGAACATGAGCCAACTACACTCTTGAAGGTTCTGACTTTTTTCGCTTTTCCTGTTTCGTAACTGTAAGTCTTCCCTTCGTAAAAAGTCGCTTCTTTATCCGCTACCGCATATTCGTTCACATCGTAAAGCGGATATAGTTTCTTTTCTTTTACGTATTGATTGATTTTAGACAAGTCTTTCAACTCGTCTACATTAGCGAAAGAGAAACCAGGGATCGCAACCATATAACGTACGGTTACGCCAACTAAACATTGTTCGCGGGCTCCTGTATTTTTTAATCCAGTGTCGCCATTTTTGCACTCGTGATATACCATGATTATTTTTTTTAACAGTTATTAATTTTGTATTTAAGTTCGCCTATTATTGCGAATGTGTGATAAGGGTACATATTCAAAGTTTTTATCTTAGAGGTATCGTATCCTTTGAATATAGTGTCGACCTCTTTTTCTATCTCTTTTATTGTAAACATTCCTTGCTTACTAAGTAGTTTGAAAGCCTCTATTTCTATTTCAGAATCCATTCTTTTGGAATTGTTATGAAATATTTTATTTAGATCCACGGAGAACACTACTTTAACTTCTGTGGATAGTTCTCCTAGCTTACTAACCTTATGTGTTTCATCTTCTATAAAGCAAATTGTAGCGTTAAACTTGTCGTCAAAAAGAACATCTTTATATTCCCCTTTGCCTACGTATGATTCAGCTACAAATCCTTTTTCTCCTTTAGGATTCTTTTGTACTCTTCCGAAACATTGGATATTTCCCCAGTTGATATTTTTGTAAATAGCAGACTGTATCTTTTGTATTTCTTTGTCTATCCCTATCGGGTGTTCTATTAAGTAAATCATTTACCAAAAATTACCTGATTCAACAGTTATGCTTTTAGGGAATATCAGAGCCTGAGCCTTTGCAATAGCTCCTTGAAGTTTATAAGTAAGACCTTTGGCTACAAAGTGTCCTTGGTCGTTTTTAACTCCTTCGATCTCTATTTTTAGAGTTTGATAGGTAAGTTTCGAATCTCTCTCATGTATGTTTTTTCGTGGAGAAGAAATAAAACTCTCAATCATCTTGATAGCAAACGCATACCCGACTGCATTTTCAAACAAAGAAGCTTTAGATAGGATTACATCACTATAATCTTTTGAGTTGTCGTAGTCTTCGTGATTATCTAATATAGATTCAATAGTAACCATAGTTGTTTGAATCATTTGAGAGCGAATAAACTCATTTATTTCTGCCTCAGTAGCTTCTGTATTATGATGAGTAGCTATTACATTTTCTAGAGTAACTAAAGGGTGATACAAGCTTGTCTTTTTACAGATGTACCTCTGTTATCTAAAGACAAGGTAATAGGCTGATTCGTAATGGGCCAGCCTATTTTTTTTGATATTACATCTATAGTTTCTTTACTATACATTACACTAAGGTTATGTTAGCTTCAAAAATTAAAATCTGCTCCTCAGACAATTCATTAATGTATGTCAATAATGTTTCGTCTTTATTCGTAGACTTAGCCTTAGTAGATCCTACAGCTGTATTGATAGCACTTACAACAGACGATTTAGTATAGTTCTTAGAGTTGTATGCAAATCCAGCATCGCCTTCTGTTTGAACGTCTGTCACGGCTTCTTCGCAATTCATAATATAAATTGCATCGATATTCTGAATTACAGGTAAAACTAAAGCCTGTGAAGTCGTAAACTCCTTAATAGGGTTGTTCTCGTGGTATTTAGATACTAAAATAAAATCATCCACTTTAGCATAATCAACCCCTTGTACCTTGAATGTTTCTTCTGCCAACTTACCATAGGTTAGCGTACCTACGTTTAAATCAGTTAAGAACACAACAGCATTTGAAGCCCAAGGTGTATATGAACTTCTTTTACCGTCTTTCTCGGTGATGATAGATCTATTCACAATCTTGATTTCTACTTGATACGATGCAGATAAAAACTCGTTAGCAGCACTTACGTTAGGAACCGACGGGATATTTGTACCCGTGAAGCCTAAGAAAAAGGCATATTTCTCTTTAACCTGCGCATTAGAACGAAACTTATTAAATGTCGTTTTATCCATCATGATGTAACGCACTACGTTACTATGTTTATCTCTTGCTTTGTCAATCACTCTATCGATATCATCAATAGGCTTTGCCTTAGGATCCGACCAAGGAATGACAACCCCATATTTGTTTGCTTCTGGGTGTTCAAAATTAATTCTAATCCCTAAACCAGGGTTTTTCTCGTCTGTAATAACTGTGAGCCCAGTAGACAATGATTCTAGGAACATTGCCTCTAATCGTTCGTAGATACCTTGAACCACTCTTTCCGAGTCTTTAAACAATTTTTTGAATATCTCGCCATCACCTGCGTTGGTAGCAATCAAGATATTCAACTCGTTCATTTGAGTTTCGTTAAGCGATAGAGCCATTCCTAATTTTGGAATTTCACCATCCGCTTTTCGTAATGAATCACGTCTTTTTAATGGTAGCGAACTATCCATCGCTACTATATCAGCAGAAACCGCTACGTTGTTTACTGACAACGAATTCCATCT
Coding sequences:
- a CDS encoding phage tail tape measure protein — protein: MSKGVVTRKDLFEDEAMKFGEVLVKQFQMTIEKSEELKKSLKEYERIFNSLKKSTDNTSLYNSMKEEKLLFLQNINAIKEREAAEKSFIKVQQEETKVLQEKIKAEKLKLQLDNQRAAQQKRNIELTVEEKIQNQLASKAEREAALDKLGLVGAYDKLNKARSEAKSKLRDLIIAEGEHSASVKKAQKEYDELDARVRKADKAVGDFTKNVGNYPTLSNITSNLTELLSALGAFAGVSSAFDVLKDGLNTIVEFDQAVSDLKAITGATGKDLKFLRQQAVELGKSTKGGAVQVVEAYKLIASAKPELLENVEALNSVTEATLILSKASGLELPDAAARLTDAMNQFGASAEEANRYIDTLANGAKYGSAEIPNVTDALLKFGAVAKSSNISIEESTALIELLAEKGQKGAEAGTSLRNVLLKISAPDTLPKEALAVFDKFGISIEKLKDNTLPIQDRLEMLKPILVDNSNLVKIFGQENIVAARNVLENTDRLKELTSKMSEFGTAQKQAEERSNTLQGKIDSLSATYDSFIINLNEGRGVISKLFVLFADGVKYALEGLIKLNSTWDELLDKSRKEGIKSGSKVFKERFNLMGGNIKELSDEARKSVRAQLSVIQEEISKGNKDSKLLEEKNRLISLLGANPEGIAKSIKESSKNRLKELQDELSKLHKEAAEKSKHLSESDREYFIKRTVDPARKRELLREIQEEASIIKEANKKITHLKSGIAKDSEQKTSTEPVDDKKAEEARRKAIEIKKQLNASEYELDKQRLEQHIEIANEIAQNEKEADAVRIEAINNRTTKEKELLDLTKKYELQKEKDNYKELLIENKDNVKNIEVIEKQHAINKKIINEDFLFETKEAEKKKAEEIKKIREFDFDSYSKILEEKSTRNVISMNSELQKENERFKSLGDITKMSQNKQEKILEEHEKKKLDIKKKYAVEGVKIQIKNLEDTLSAYDSLPENEKTSSEKRLDIAKQLSEAKLKLSEFEVEKNEENNEKKKYSDKEWAEAILNVSQNITSAMGQLGNAYFESRTANIDEDIKKNDEYYSKQIELASNDKRKKEELEKDAEKKRKQLEDKKKKEQYQQAVFNKTLSAVQIGISTAQAIMQSYAQLGPIGGSAGAILAGVVGAIQLAAVLAAPIPKYKDGRQGGRKELAIVGDGGKHEVIERASGKIELTPATDTLVQLYENDKVHSSIEEYNRALRVANKMSLVSEINKIKDYDLKKTLNSLYDQEVLNELKRNTQAIREGKTTVNNNIKVDLNHHLWKIKNNTWN
- a CDS encoding major capsid protein; this encodes MKKINGSNSPLTYLHREMLTKEFSPTLRWNSLSVNNVAVSADIVAMDSSLPLKRRDSLRKADGEIPKLGMALSLNETQMNELNILIATNAGDGEIFKKLFKDSERVVQGIYERLEAMFLESLSTGLTVITDEKNPGLGIRINFEHPEANKYGVVIPWSDPKAKPIDDIDRVIDKARDKHSNVVRYIMMDKTTFNKFRSNAQVKEKYAFFLGFTGTNIPSVPNVSAANEFLSASYQVEIKIVNRSIITEKDGKRSSYTPWASNAVVFLTDLNVGTLTYGKLAEETFKVQGVDYAKVDDFILVSKYHENNPIKEFTTSQALVLPVIQNIDAIYIMNCEEAVTDVQTEGDAGFAYNSKNYTKSSVVSAINTAVGSTKAKSTNKDETLLTYINELSEEQILIFEANITLV